GTGATCCTTGAGGGGGGACAACCATGACGAACCGGATGTGGTCGAAATGGAACACGATGTCGGTGTCGCGCAAGCTGACCGTGATTCCACTGCTATTCATTGCGGCAATTGCCGGGGTGCTGGCTTACAACGTGAAGGCGCTGAATGACATGCAGACTGACGGCTTCCTCATTCACATGGCCGCCCGACAGCGCATGCTCCTCCACCGACAGATGACCCAAGCTCTGCTGATCACGCATGGGTATGAACATCCCAAACCAATGCCGGCCAAGCCTGATCGCGACCGCTATCTGGCACTGACGCGGAATGCCGACTATTTGGCCACTCGGCAACTGGCGATGGACACTCTGGAGGGCATGCTTGCGGGCACCCATATCTTTGAGATGCAATCTGGTGCTTTCCGCGACGTGCCTAGTCCTTACAGCGAAGAGCTCCGTGCCAAGCTGATTGCCTCGCGGACGGCCTTCATCAACTACTTCGACCAATCGGACAAGTTCATGAAGTTGTCGCCGAGCGATCCGGGTTATGCCAAGGCGCTGGAAGACTTGCTCGATACCTGTGACAAAACCGCCACGCTGGTGCGCGGGGCGGCTGTCCAGACGTCCACCGACATGCAAACGCGAATTAGAAATATGATCGTTCGCCAGGCGATCCTTTGTTCGGTGGCGACGTTGCTCGCCTTGGTGGCGGGCTGGTTGATTACGCGCGGCCTTGCCAATCGTCTGGGCCAGGTCGTTGGCCTGGCCGCCGAGATCGGGCAAGGCAACCTCGCCGTGAAGCAGTTGCACGTTGACTCCGCCGACGAGGTAGGAGAGCTGGGGCAGACCTTCAATCAGATGATCGTCGCCTTGCGCGAGCTCACCAGCAGCACCAAGCAGGCGGCCGAGAATCTGAAATCGGCGTCAACCGAGATTCTGGCTTCGACCCAGGAACAAGCCGCCAGTTCAAAAGAACAGGCGGCCACGATCCAGCAGATTTCGACCACCATGGAACAAGTCCGCCAGTCGGGCACCCAGATCACCGAACGGGCGCAGAACGTCGCCACCTCGGCCGAGGCGACGTCGGCCATTTCGCTGCAAGGGCTTTCGGCCGTGCAGGAGACGACGCGGACGATGGAGTCGATTCGCGAACAGATCGAGGAAACCGCCGAAACAATTGTCGCCCTCAGCGAAAAGACTCAACTGATCGGCGAAATCATCACCACGGTCAACGAACTGGCCGAGCGTTCACACTTGCTGTCGCTTAACGCCGCCATCGAGGCGGCCGCCGCCGGCGAACAGGGGAACCGCTTTTCGGTGGTCGCCAGCGAAATGAAAAACCTGGCCGACCAGGCCAAGGAATCGACCGTGCAAGTCAGGCAGGTCTTGAACGAAATCCAAAAGGGGATTCATGGCTCGGTGATGCTCACCGAAGAGGCCGTCCGCCGCTCCGAGGCGGGCAAGCATCAGTCCGAGATCACCGAGCAGACGATCCGCCGCATGACCGACACGACCCAAGAAAGCATTCACGCCTTCCAGCAGATCATCGGCGCGACCGGCCAGCAACAAATCGGCTTCGAGCAAGTGACCCAGGGCATGCATGAAATCCGCCAGGCGGCCACCCAGACCGCCGCCAGCACCACGCAGTTGGAAAAAGCGGTCAAGCATCTCGACTTGCAGGGAACCCAACTGCGTGATGCCGTCGAAAGGTATCAGTTGTGAGCGATATCAACCAACAACTGATCGAGGCTTTTCAAATCGAAGGCGCCGAGCACCTGGCGACCATTCGCGCCAGCCTGGCTGCCTGGCCCAACGATCGCGTGCCTCCTAATATCGACGACGTTTTCCGCCGCGCGCACAGTCTGAAAGGGGCCGCGCGAATCGTGGGCATGGCGCCGGTCCAGGAGTTGGCGCACCGGCTCGAAGACCTCTTTGCCGGCATTCGCGACGCCACGCTGACACCAGCCGCCGAAGTCCAGACCGTGATTCATGCCGCGCTCGACCTGATTGAAGACACGATCGGGAACTTGCTGCTGGCACAGCCAGCGGCCGACACCGCCGAAATGCTGCGCCAACTCGACAGCTTGGTTCGCGGCGAAGGGCACTGCAAAGTCAACACCAACGGCGACGACCGGCACCGGCGCCTGTTGCGCGAGGCGTTTCAGGAGGAGTATCCGGTCCATCTCGAGACCATGCGCCGCGCCACCGAGCAGGCATTGAGCGATGCCAACGGCGCGCGCTTTGACCACGAAGTGATCATTCGCTGTGCGAACAGCCTGGCGGGAGCGGCACACCTGGTTGGCGCGACGACCGTCGAGTCGATCGCCCACGAATTGGAGATGTCGGTCGTCAACCTCAATGGCGACGACACACACGTCGACCCCGCGCTGGTCCAACGGGTCATTCGCCAACTCGCCGCGATCGAGGCCGAAGCGGCCCAATATCGCTTGGACGACGAAGCTCCGCCCTCGTCCGTCGTGGCGGCTCCCCTTTCGGTGGGACCGATCGCACAGGAGACGACTCCCGCTCCGGCAATGTCGGACAAGTTCCCAGTCACGCCGGGCATTGATACCTTGCGGCTCAGCGCGGAAAGCCTTGACCGCCTGCTTGAATCGGCCGGTCAGTTGTTGACCGAGAACCTGCATCAGGACTTCCTGGGCCAGGAACTACACGGCATCGCCCAGCAGCTTGCCTCGGTCGAGCGTCAATGGCTGGTCTTGTCGCGGGCCGATGGCCGACACAGTCGCCGACATCTGTTGCGCGACGAGGAAGATCGCACGATCCTGTTACAACACGAAATCCGCGCCCTGGCGCGTCGGCTGCGCGCCATCAGGATTCACCAACAGCAATCGACCTGGTCGGTCAAGGCGTTGGCCACGCAGTTGCACCGCGACATCCAGCAAGCCCGGATGGTTGCGGCCGAGAGCGAATTTCACGGCTTCCGCAAGATGATGCGCGATCTGGCCCGCGATCAGCGGAAACAGGTGGAGTTCCTGACGACGGGCCTCGAAGTGCGCGCCGATCGCATGGTGCTGCAAACGATCAAAGACCCGCTGATGCACATCTTGCGTAACGCGATTTGCCACGGCATTGAATCACCCGATCAACGGCAAGCAGTCGGCAAGCGCCCCGTCGGCGCTGTCTCGCTCGACCTGCGCATCAGCGGCAACCAGTTGATGATCACAGTGACGGACGACGGCCGTGGGGTCGACTTGAACCAGATTGCGCGGCTGGCCGTTCGCCAAGGTCTGATCTCGCAAAACGACCCGCAACTCCGGCGGCCGGCCGAGTTGCTGCGCGTGTTGTTGCTACCAGGCTTCTCGACGTCTCGCAATGTCGACGATCTGGCCGGCCGGGGCATGGGCCTGTCCGCCGTGGCCGAGGCGGTGTCACGCTTGCAAGGCTCGCTCGAAATCATTCCCGCCGAACCGGCCGGCCTGTCGCTGGTCATCACAGTCCCACTGTCGATCGCCACGCATCAATTATTGCTGTTCCGCGCTGGCGAGACCGTGTTGGCGCTGCCGGCGTTTGGAGTGACGGGACTGCTGCGATTGAAGCCCGATGATCTGATTCACGTGGAAGGAAAACCAATGGTCGCGACCGGTGGCCAGTTGGTTCATCTGGCGATGCTCGACGAGTTGCTAGCCAGCGGTTCCGCAATCAGCGTGGGCAGTGACGGCGCCTGGTCGGCGGTGCTGGTGCGGGTTGGCGCGCAGCGAATGGCCATCGTGGTTGACGCGATCATGGCCGAGCGCAAGGCGCTGATCAAACCGCTCGGCCCGCCGGTCGATCGGTCGCCACTGTATCTGGGCGCCATCGTCCTGGAAGATGGCGCGGTGGCGCCGGTCCTGAACCCGGCTGAACTCGTCAAGCGCTTCAAACCAACTCACTTGCGGGTCGCTGAAACGCCACGACCGGCGGCGCCCCAGCGCGACGTGCCGACCATCCTGGTGGTCGACGATTCGTTCACCACCCGCACTTTGGAAACCGGCATCCTTGAAACGAATGGCTATCGGGTGCGGGTGGCTGTCGATGGGATCGAAGCACTGTCGCAATTGCGCGCCC
This region of Planctomycetota bacterium genomic DNA includes:
- a CDS encoding Hpt domain-containing protein is translated as MSDINQQLIEAFQIEGAEHLATIRASLAAWPNDRVPPNIDDVFRRAHSLKGAARIVGMAPVQELAHRLEDLFAGIRDATLTPAAEVQTVIHAALDLIEDTIGNLLLAQPAADTAEMLRQLDSLVRGEGHCKVNTNGDDRHRRLLREAFQEEYPVHLETMRRATEQALSDANGARFDHEVIIRCANSLAGAAHLVGATTVESIAHELEMSVVNLNGDDTHVDPALVQRVIRQLAAIEAEAAQYRLDDEAPPSSVVAAPLSVGPIAQETTPAPAMSDKFPVTPGIDTLRLSAESLDRLLESAGQLLTENLHQDFLGQELHGIAQQLASVERQWLVLSRADGRHSRRHLLRDEEDRTILLQHEIRALARRLRAIRIHQQQSTWSVKALATQLHRDIQQARMVAAESEFHGFRKMMRDLARDQRKQVEFLTTGLEVRADRMVLQTIKDPLMHILRNAICHGIESPDQRQAVGKRPVGAVSLDLRISGNQLMITVTDDGRGVDLNQIARLAVRQGLISQNDPQLRRPAELLRVLLLPGFSTSRNVDDLAGRGMGLSAVAEAVSRLQGSLEIIPAEPAGLSLVITVPLSIATHQLLLFRAGETVLALPAFGVTGLLRLKPDDLIHVEGKPMVATGGQLVHLAMLDELLASGSAISVGSDGAWSAVLVRVGAQRMAIVVDAIMAERKALIKPLGPPVDRSPLYLGAIVLEDGAVAPVLNPAELVKRFKPTHLRVAETPRPAAPQRDVPTILVVDDSFTTRTLETGILETNGYRVRVAVDGIEALSQLRAHPIDLVISDIQMPRLDGFGLLEQMKRDAHLAKIPIIIVSSVDRTEEQRRGLDLGADAYIVKQRFDHQELLNTIRQII
- a CDS encoding methyl-accepting chemotaxis protein → MTNRMWSKWNTMSVSRKLTVIPLLFIAAIAGVLAYNVKALNDMQTDGFLIHMAARQRMLLHRQMTQALLITHGYEHPKPMPAKPDRDRYLALTRNADYLATRQLAMDTLEGMLAGTHIFEMQSGAFRDVPSPYSEELRAKLIASRTAFINYFDQSDKFMKLSPSDPGYAKALEDLLDTCDKTATLVRGAAVQTSTDMQTRIRNMIVRQAILCSVATLLALVAGWLITRGLANRLGQVVGLAAEIGQGNLAVKQLHVDSADEVGELGQTFNQMIVALRELTSSTKQAAENLKSASTEILASTQEQAASSKEQAATIQQISTTMEQVRQSGTQITERAQNVATSAEATSAISLQGLSAVQETTRTMESIREQIEETAETIVALSEKTQLIGEIITTVNELAERSHLLSLNAAIEAAAAGEQGNRFSVVASEMKNLADQAKESTVQVRQVLNEIQKGIHGSVMLTEEAVRRSEAGKHQSEITEQTIRRMTDTTQESIHAFQQIIGATGQQQIGFEQVTQGMHEIRQAATQTAASTTQLEKAVKHLDLQGTQLRDAVERYQL